A single window of Syngnathus acus chromosome 23, fSynAcu1.2, whole genome shotgun sequence DNA harbors:
- the rbm17 gene encoding splicing factor 45 isoform X1, translating to MSLYDDLGVGASDTKTEGWSKNFKLLQSQLKVKKATLTQAKTHRTKQTNVLAPVIDLKRGGPAVEDRQIPDTPPIVAAAVKETAPAGFSSGDVLIPLADEYDPMFPNDYEKVLKRHREERQRQREQERQKEIEDREKKRKDRHEGGAPSGFSRFPAAEEDSDEDEDYEKERRKRSMGGAAIAPPSSLVDRDGSSAYPYEDEARPSRGSKAAIPPPMYEDSERPRSPPGPTSSFLANMGGTVAHKIMQKYGFKEGQGLGKHEQGLSTALSVEKTSKRGGKIIIGDLAEKPGAPAPVAPETPGGAGGTTQLPFCSSFWGSVDSKKADANPLTEILKNPTKVVLLRNMVGRGEVDEDLEGETKEECEKYGKVIKCVIFEIAEVPDDEAVRIFLEFERVESAIKAVVDLNGRYFGGRVVKACFYDQDKFRVFNLGE from the exons ATGTCGCTGTATGATGACCTCGGCGTGGGTGCAAGTGACACCAAGACCGAAGGATGGTCCAAAAACTTCAAGCTGCTGCAGTCCCAGctgaaggtgaagaaggcaACTCTGACCCAAGCTAAG ACGCATCGGACGAAGCAAACTAATGTTTTGGCTCCCGTCATCGATCTAAAGCGAGGCGGCCCCGCCGTTGAAGACAGACAAATCCCAGACACTCCTCCAATTGTCGCTGCTGCAGTCAAG GAGACCGCCCCCGCCGGCTTCTCCTCTGGAGATGTGCTGATCCCGCTTGCCGACGAGTACGACCCCATGTTTCCCAACGACTATGAGAAGGTGTTGAAGCGGCACAGGGAGGAAAGACAGCGGCAGAGGGAGCAGGAACGCCAGAAGGAGATTGAGGACAGAGAAAA GAAAAGGAAAGACAGACATGAAGGAGGAGCCCCAAGCGGCTTCTCGAGATTCCCAGCAGCAGAGGAGGACTCTGATGAAGACGAAGATTATGAGAAGGAGCGGCGAAAACGAA GTATGGGTGGTGCTGCCATTGCTCCGCCTTCATCACTTGTGGACAGAGATG GTTCTTCGGCATACCCATACGAGGACGAAGCTCGTCCAAGCAGAGGCTCAAAGGCCGCCATCCCTCCGCCCATGTACGAGGACTCGGAGCGGCCGCGTTCCCCACCCGGACCAACCAGTTCCTTCCTGGCCAACATGGG GGGTACCGTGGCTCACAAAATCATGCAGAAGTACGGCTTCAAGGAGGGCCAAGGCCTAGGCAAGCACGAGCAGGGGCTGAGCACGGCGCTGTCTGTGGAAAAGACGAGCAAAAGAGGTGGCAAGATTATCATCGGGGACTTGGCGGAAAAAC CAGGGGCTCCAGCGCCAGTTGCTCCCGAGACTCCCGGAGGAGCAGGTGGGACCACCCAGTTGCCGTTCTGTTCTTCGTTTTGGGGCTCAG TGGATTCCAAGAAGGCTGATGCAAACCCGCTGACAGAGATTCTCAAAAATCCCACCAAGGTGGTCCTACTGAGG AACATGGTGGGCCGAGGAGAGGTGGACGAAGACTTGGAGGGCGAGACCAAAGAAGAGTGCGAGAAATACGGCAAAGTCATTAAATGCGTCATCTTCGAG atcGCCGAAGTGCCCGATGACGAAGCGGTCAGAATATTTCTGGAGTTTGAAAGAGTGGAGTCGGCCATTAAAG CTGTGGTGGATCTGAACGGACGTTATTTCGGCGGGCGGGTCGTCAAGGCCTGCTTCTACGATCAAGACAAATTTCGGGTTTTTAACCTGGGCGAGTAG
- the rbm17 gene encoding splicing factor 45 isoform X2 has translation MSLYDDLGVGASDTKTEGWSKNFKLLQSQLKVKKATLTQAKTHRTKQTNVLAPVIDLKRGGPAVEDRQIPDTPPIVAAAVKETAPAGFSSGDVLIPLADEYDPMFPNDYEKVLKRHREERQRQREQERQKEIEDREKKRKDRHEGGAPSGFSRFPAAEEDSDEDEDYEKERRKRSMGGAAIAPPSSLVDRDGSSAYPYEDEARPSRGSKAAIPPPMYEDSERPRSPPGPTSSFLANMGGTVAHKIMQKYGFKEGQGLGKHEQGLSTALSVEKTSKRGGKIIIGDLAEKPGAPAPVAPETPGGAVDSKKADANPLTEILKNPTKVVLLRNMVGRGEVDEDLEGETKEECEKYGKVIKCVIFEIAEVPDDEAVRIFLEFERVESAIKAVVDLNGRYFGGRVVKACFYDQDKFRVFNLGE, from the exons ATGTCGCTGTATGATGACCTCGGCGTGGGTGCAAGTGACACCAAGACCGAAGGATGGTCCAAAAACTTCAAGCTGCTGCAGTCCCAGctgaaggtgaagaaggcaACTCTGACCCAAGCTAAG ACGCATCGGACGAAGCAAACTAATGTTTTGGCTCCCGTCATCGATCTAAAGCGAGGCGGCCCCGCCGTTGAAGACAGACAAATCCCAGACACTCCTCCAATTGTCGCTGCTGCAGTCAAG GAGACCGCCCCCGCCGGCTTCTCCTCTGGAGATGTGCTGATCCCGCTTGCCGACGAGTACGACCCCATGTTTCCCAACGACTATGAGAAGGTGTTGAAGCGGCACAGGGAGGAAAGACAGCGGCAGAGGGAGCAGGAACGCCAGAAGGAGATTGAGGACAGAGAAAA GAAAAGGAAAGACAGACATGAAGGAGGAGCCCCAAGCGGCTTCTCGAGATTCCCAGCAGCAGAGGAGGACTCTGATGAAGACGAAGATTATGAGAAGGAGCGGCGAAAACGAA GTATGGGTGGTGCTGCCATTGCTCCGCCTTCATCACTTGTGGACAGAGATG GTTCTTCGGCATACCCATACGAGGACGAAGCTCGTCCAAGCAGAGGCTCAAAGGCCGCCATCCCTCCGCCCATGTACGAGGACTCGGAGCGGCCGCGTTCCCCACCCGGACCAACCAGTTCCTTCCTGGCCAACATGGG GGGTACCGTGGCTCACAAAATCATGCAGAAGTACGGCTTCAAGGAGGGCCAAGGCCTAGGCAAGCACGAGCAGGGGCTGAGCACGGCGCTGTCTGTGGAAAAGACGAGCAAAAGAGGTGGCAAGATTATCATCGGGGACTTGGCGGAAAAAC CAGGGGCTCCAGCGCCAGTTGCTCCCGAGACTCCCGGAGGAGCAG TGGATTCCAAGAAGGCTGATGCAAACCCGCTGACAGAGATTCTCAAAAATCCCACCAAGGTGGTCCTACTGAGG AACATGGTGGGCCGAGGAGAGGTGGACGAAGACTTGGAGGGCGAGACCAAAGAAGAGTGCGAGAAATACGGCAAAGTCATTAAATGCGTCATCTTCGAG atcGCCGAAGTGCCCGATGACGAAGCGGTCAGAATATTTCTGGAGTTTGAAAGAGTGGAGTCGGCCATTAAAG CTGTGGTGGATCTGAACGGACGTTATTTCGGCGGGCGGGTCGTCAAGGCCTGCTTCTACGATCAAGACAAATTTCGGGTTTTTAACCTGGGCGAGTAG